The bacterium DNA window GAACGCCTCGGTCGACAACGCCACCACGCCCCGCGCCGCGGCGGAAATAGCGTCCCGGAACCCATAACCGGCGCCGAAGCCGAAATAAGGCGCGTCGGCGAAAAACCGCGGCGGCAGGAAGACGTTGCCCGTCTGGCGCCAATTGTAAAACATCCATGCGGCGACGAAGGGAGCAAAGCCCGCGGCAAACCAGGCCGGCCGATAGACGCGGCCGGCCCGCGAGCGCGCCCGCCGCCATAAATACCACGCGAACGGCAGCGCGAGATACAACGCGGTATACGCGGAAACGAGGAACGCCGCGCCGGCGGCGACGCCCAGGGCGAGCGCGGCTTTTTTCGACGATACCTCCCCGACCTCCCAACACGCCCAGGCCGCGAGCGCGAAAAAACAGACGAACGTGGCGCCCGACGAATACGACGCCTGCGTGAAAATAAAGAGGGGCGACGTCGCGGCCAGCACCGCGGCCAGCGCGCCGCCGAAAGGGCCCAACGACCGTCGGCCTATGGCGTAAACCGCGACTAACATAACCGCCGCCGCTAATACGGGGATTAAATTGGGCCAACCCGCCGCCCTCCCTACGCACAGCAGCATCGGGTGAAGCGGCGCCGCCGCCGAAAACCACCGGCCGAAGCGGACGACCTCGTTTTGCGAACGGAAGAACGCGTGCTCGAGGTCGCCCTCCGTGGGCGGCGCGGCCGCGGCCAGTCTACCCCGGCAAAAAATCTTGCTCTGGAAGAGCAGCGTCGACTCGTCGACGGCGAGGGCCCGGTCGCCGAGGAAGAACGCGGCGGCGTACGCGACGCCCGCCACCGATAAAATAATAATCAAATAAACGAACCATTTTTGCGCGATAAGGCCGGCGACGCGGAGGCCGGCGCGCGGCGCCAGCTTCGCGAGGGCCGCGGCCCATAGTACCGCGGGGACGGCGAAGCACAGCGCGTACTTGAGCCACAACCCGGGGTCGCCCGCCATATCCGCGCGGGCGTAGAAGAACGAGACCCAGCGCCGGGCGGCGTCGCCCAAAGCGCCGAATATCCCGCCGACCCAGGATACTCCAGCCGCGGCTATATACAACGCCGCGGCCGCGGCCGTAGCCGCCGCGGCGAATACTACGTATCCGGTTTTATTGTAGGCGGGTTTTC harbors:
- a CDS encoding glycosyltransferase family 39 protein; its protein translation is MGKPAYNKTGYVVFAAAATAAAAALYIAAAGVSWVGGIFGALGDAARRWVSFFYARADMAGDPGLWLKYALCFAVPAVLWAAALAKLAPRAGLRVAGLIAQKWFVYLIIILSVAGVAYAAAFFLGDRALAVDESTLLFQSKIFCRGRLAAAAPPTEGDLEHAFFRSQNEVVRFGRWFSAAAPLHPMLLCVGRAAGWPNLIPVLAAAVMLVAVYAIGRRSLGPFGGALAAVLAATSPLFIFTQASYSSGATFVCFFALAAWACWEVGEVSSKKAALALGVAAGAAFLVSAYTALYLALPFAWYLWRRARSRAGRVYRPAWFAAGFAPFVAAWMFYNWRQTGNVFLPPRFFADAPYFGFGAGYGFRDAISAAARGVVALSTEAF